TGATTTTTTAGTTGAACAGCGTCGTCCACACATTAATAGCTTCCTAGCACAAAAAGGATTTAATTGGAAATAACATTACTTAAGTGGGGTTACTATCGTCTGATAATAACTCCACTTTTTTCATATTTTCAACGTTTTTTTAATGCCAACCTAGTATTTTTGACTTGATTGATATGTTAAATTCAGGTACAAATTAAACGAAAAGACTCTTTCCTTTTCCAACATTTCCATTAATATTAATAGAAGGACCCTATCTCGAAAGGAGTTTTGTAAAAATGTCCTTTGTTAATAAGCATCTTGCCCGTACCCTAGAACAACAACATAAGAGAAGCGTAAGAGGTTTATTTTTAAAAATCCAAGACTTAAATAACGAGTGTTTACTTTTAAGAAAGCGACTTGAACAACATATCGACCTCAATCAATACAAAGAAGCTATTGCATATGTCGATCAATTCGTTTCCTATACAACCATTTTAAACTTAAAATTTGTGACAAATACTCAAAACCTAGAAGTGGTTGTGCTGCATACACTTTTATTGGAGCATATTATAGCAAACGAAACAGCCCATTCTTTGGAGTACGAAAATAATTTGTTACAAGGCTATATTCATGAGATATTCGCATTAAACGATCACGCCGCAACACTCTTTTCTAATCATAAAGAAAAGCTGCTACGTTACATCGAGAATCAGACTACATAAAAAAGACGATCAAGACAACAAAATTCATTGTGCTGATCGTCTTTTTTTTATTGTAAGCCTTTAATTATTAGCGAGCGTACTGGTAAAAATTGCTCTCCTGTATTTCCATAAGTTAGTATTACTTCGTCACCTTCTTGTAAATAAATTGCAAGAGGCTCCGTTTCTGCACTTACTAAATAATTTTCACCATTATTCAGTAAAAACGATACGATGGTAAAGTCACCGAGGCGCTCCTTATAAACGCGCAGTACTGTTCCACTTGCATTTTTCTCTTCTGCATTTGAACTACCATCTACCGTACTTCCACCACGGCTAAGTGCTGTTTTATATAATTTCAATGCTTCTTTCGGTGTTGTTGCATAAGCTGAAATTTCAGGATTTGCTGCGGACACGATGAAATAATTTTGTAAGAAGCCATTAGCATCTAGCACTGCTGTTAACCAACTTGCCTCACCATAAAAGTTATACAATACAGGCATTTCTCCTGCCCACTTTTTCTCAATAAATTTCTTTTCAATGATTTGCAAATTCCCTTGTGAATCCATATACGATTCATCTTGATTTCCTGTGTAATATGTCGCTTCCCCAGTTCGGGCATTCGTTAATGAGTAGCCAAGCATTGAATCCACGCCCTCTTTCGGACTTGTGAAGTCAGTGAAATAATACATATCGCCTGCCTCATCGAATATTGGGCTGACATTTGATTCCGTGCCTTCATCTGAAGGTAATTTGACATCTTTCTTACCAAACATACTATTCCAGTAACCATGAACGTATTTTCCATAATAGCTATTTTGTAAACTTACTGTCTCTGGTGAAACGGCACCATCAATAAATGCCGGAACATCATCTAATTTTACAAGCTCAGATTTACCTGTTAATGCATCTACAAGTACAATGCCCTGTACATCAAAGCCATTTCGTGCAGAAATAAATTCCCCATAAGAACGGATATAGTATGGTTTACCGTCATCATCAATTTCTAGCTGAACATCTCCATAGAAAATAAGGAATGGATGTTGCAAGCGTATATGACGCTCTAAATTAGCATTTAAAAACGCAGAAGGAACGTATTTCATTTCCTGCGGGATAAATTTAGGATTGTCAGCTGAGTCCGTCGCACTCATCGTAAAATAACCTGGTGTCGTTTTACCATTCATCCATTTAAAGAAACCAGAAAATTCAACTGGTGCGATATAAACATACTCACCATTTACTTTTTGAATTTGTAAACGTCCTAGCTCGTAATAACTTGTATTCGGTACTTGCCCAAATGCTTTTTTCATTTTATTTCGGACGAATTTAGGTGGGACACTTGCTGGTGTTTGCGTTTCATCAAACGGCTTAATCTCAACTTCTTCTTTCATTTCCGCTGATTTGAATTTATCGTTAGCATTCCACAGTGGCGCGGACAATACATAGACCCCAACAACTAAGCTTGCTAAAAATAAAACACCTTTAATCTTTCTTTCAATACCACTTGCAAGAAATGCACCACATAAAGTGAGTAGTATAATTACTGGCCAAAAGACAAGCCAGTTAACATCAATTTTTGTAACATACAGCGCAATACCCGACGCTATAAATCCTATTACAAAAACACCAATAAAAAAGTAACCAACTACTTTTTTCGATTCACCATCTTCACGCTTCTTCGTTATTAGCGGTGTTAATAGTACACTCGCAATTAATGCAATGACTACAGAAGCTATTAATAGCTTAGTCATACCGTTCACCCTCTCCTCACTTACTGTCTACTTATTTACGGTTACATATTGAAAAAGTTTCAAACATAAGTTGAATTGGATACATCTCCCCTTCACTTAATAGAAGAACATTGCGAGGTAAAAAGAGCTTATACTTGAAAAAGGAAATTTAAACACCGATAGAGAATTTCAATGTAAAGGAGCTGAAAAACTTGGCTAGAAAAATTTTGTTAACGTTTATCATACTATTTGGTCTTTATTATATTTTTTTCTTTTCACATATTGACCAAAGTTTGAAACTAATATTCAAAGTCATTCCTATGATTTTGATTATAATTATGGCTGCAACCCAAAAAGCACAATCAATTAAAAAATATCAACTGTTAATAGTTATTGGGCTAATATTTTGTATGGTAGGCGACTACACATTACAATGGTTTCTTATTGGTCTTTCAAGCTTCTTAATTGGCCATATTTTTTATATTTTTGCCTTTTCAAGTACAAATGAACAGCCAGTACCAACATGGGCGAAAATTGTATTACTGTTATATGGTGTATTAATGGCGGGCTGGATTGCCACTACTGTCTTTAAATCTGGTGAAACTATACTTACTTTTGCAGTTTTAGCGTATATTTCAATCATTTTAACAATGGGCTGGACTGCCATTCGCACTCGTTCTACTTTCGCTATCATTGGCGCAATATTATTTATCGCATCCGATTCCTATTTAGCGATTAATAAATTTGTCATGCCATTACCTTTTTCACATGAAGTTATTATGATGACCTATTATAGTGCTCAAATACTTATTGCATTGAGCATCCTTCAATATTCCGAAATCCGAAGTAAAGTGGTACAATGAAAGTGCCTGGCACTCAAACAATTCAGAATTGTTTGAGTGCCAGACACCTACAAAGGAGGCCGTATATTCTATGAAAGAACAAGTAATCGAGCGATTAATTCGCTACGCAAAAATTGATACACAATCAGACTTCACAAGTGAAACAACTCCTTCCACTCAAAAGCAATTTGACTTATTGCATGTATTGAAGGATGAACTTGCCGCAATCGGCTTAACAGACATTACATTAGATAACAATGGCTACTTATTTGCAACACTTGAAGCAAATACAGATAAAGAAGTACCGACTATTGGCTTTTTAGCGCATGTGGATACAGCAACAGACTACACTGGTACAAATGTTAATCCGCAACGAATTGACAATTATGATGGCGGTGACATTCAATTAAACGAAAATTTAGCCATGTCTCCAACTGAATTCCCTGAACTAAAAAATTACATTGGACAAACTCTAATTACAACAGATGGTACGACACTTTTAGGTGCGGACGATAAAGCGGGTATTGTTGAAATCATAACTGCTATGGAATATTTAATAAATAATCCTTCAATTAAGCACGGTAAATTACGTGTAGCGTTCACTCCTGATGAGGAAATTGGCCGTGGACCGCATAAATTTGATGTCGCTGCATTTGGCGCTGATTACGCATATACAATGGATGGCGGACCACTAGGTGAACTTCAGTACGAGAGCTTTAATGCTGCAGGTGTTAAAGTTATTACAAAAGGAACAAGCGTACACCCAGGTTCAGCGAAAAATAAAATGGTCAACTCTATCACAATGGCTATTGCTTTCCAAAACGAAATGCCTACAGATGCAGTACCTGAAAAAACAGAAGGCTATGAAGGTTTTATCCATTTAATGGGCTTTAAAGGCGCTATTGAACATACAGAGCTTTCTTATATTGTACGTGACCATGATCGTCAAAAATTTGAGGCGAAAAAACAATTAATGCGCGATGCTGCTGCCAAAATACAAGCTCAGTTTGGTAAGGATGCATTAACAATTTCTATCGAGGATCAATACTATAACATGGGTGAAAAAATTGAACCTGTAAAAGAAATTGTTGACATTGCACGTCAAGCAATGGAAAAATTAGATATTACACCGAATACATTACCGATTCGCGGTGGTACTGATGGCTCACAACTTTCTTATATGGGCTTACCAACGCCAAATATTTTTGCAGGTGGCGAGAACATGCATGGTAAATACGAATATGTATCTGCCGAAACAATGGAAAAAGCTACACAAGTTATTATTGAAATCGTGCAATTATTTGAACAGCAAGGCAAATAAGTCATTTTTTAATTCGAGCGATAAGAAACAATTTATAACGAGGACTTTCTAAAAAGTCTTTAAGATATTAAAATCCGCTTCGCTCCTGATGGGTAAGGTACGACTAGTAAAGCTACTAGGCTCGTGCATTTGCTTTTTGTTAGGAGTCAACGCGGATTTTTTCTTTAATAATCAATTATGTCTCGGTAATTGATTACACATTTTTATAGCCCGCTTGAAAGGCTACTCAATAAATCTACTACATATGCTGGGTCCTTTGATTGCAGGTGAATCTTCATTGTGAACTGCTCGTATATAGCATTTATTCATCTTTTATGGAATTAGCTGCCTCTGCTGAAGTAAGTTAAAGATTGCTCGTTATGTAGATGGTGATTTCTCTGTAACAATAACTGAATTTTCAAATTACATAAAAGTTAGGATGATGGATTTTGAAAGAAATTGCATTAGGCATTTTAGCTTCACTTTTTTTTGCTGTGACATTTATTTTAAATCATGCAATGGAAATGCAAGGAGGCAGTTGGCTATGGAGTGCATCCCTTCGTTATTTCTTCATGTTGCCATTTTTACTAGCTATCGTCTTCTATCGTAAGGGCTTTTCGCAACTAACTAATGAAATGAAAAGTAGACCTGTAGCATGGCTACTATGGAGCTTCGTTGGCTTCGTGTTATTTTATGCACCAATTACATTTGCTGCTGCATTCGGTCCGGGCTGGCTCGTTTCTGGAACATGGCAATTTACGATTGTCGCTGGGGTTCTACTCGCTCCCCTCTTTGTAACAGTAATTGCTGGAAAAACAGTGCGTCAAAAAATCCCGTTAATTTCTTTGCTTATTTCATGTGTTATTTTAGCAGGAATTCTACTTATTCAAGTACCACAGGCACAGTCTGTTCCAACAAAAAATCTATTATTAGGAATTTTACCTGTTGTAGTCGCTGCATTTGCCTACCCACTCGGTAATCGCAAAATGATGGAGGTATGCGGGGGACGTGTTGATACATTTCAACGGGTGCTTGGAATGACAGTTGCTTCAATGCCTGCTTGGATTGTGATGGCCATTTATGCCATTTTAACAGTTGGACTGCCTTCATTAAGTCAAGTTCTACAATCACTACTAGTTGGGATTAGCTCAGGTGTAATTGCAACTATTTTATTTTTCATCGCAACTGATCGCGTTCGTGAACATCAAGGCAAACTAGCAGCTGTTGAGGCAACTCAATCAACTGAAATACTATTTGTCATTATTGGTGAGGCGTTACTACTTGGAATTGCGTTTCCAGAGCCAATTGCTCTTGCTGGACTTGGTATTATTATTATTGGTATGTTGTTACATAGCTACTATACGATGGTGCTTGGAAAGAAAAGCGTTTCCCCACAATCTCCCCCTTCTGAGCAGTCAACTTAACAAAGGCTGTTGAACTATCTACCAATAAAAAGGACGACTCATTCCGTATGAATGAGCCGTCTAGAGATTTTACGTTCCCAAAAAATGAGGGGGGTTTTAGGAGCGCTTTATGAACTAGCAAACTTCTGGAGAAAAGTAGCTAAAGTTCATCCTCTCTACACTTGTTTTGCAGAGAAGGAATAATCTTTACAATGATAATGATAATCATTATCAATTAAATTGTCAACTATTATCTTTAAATTATCTTAAAACTTTTTTAACGATTATAATGCTTTCTTAAGTGTCCGTCTATATTGCCATTGCTTTAGCTGAAAATGTAAAAAGCAACCGATACAAAACCCTGCAATTGCAACTGATGAAGCGATTGCTACCATCGTTGTAAAAACATACCCTACTACTTGCCAATTAAACAAAAACGCGACAAGACCACCAGCTAAACATATGCTTGCAATACTTGAATTAAACTTTTGCTGCTGTGCGTCCTCTGGTATGTACGCAGTAGGAGCTTTTTTCAAAAACAGCTTTCCAAATCGGATGATTGGATTAAAATTACATAATACACCGAGTAAATTGGCTACTAAAGGAATCGCTAATATCCATTCAAACCCTGTCAGCCATGTCAGTATGACACTTAACAGTATAGTCCACTGATTGAGTCGTACGAGCGGCCTTGGAATTGCATGTGGCAATGACATTTTAAAACCTACCTTTCAGATATGTTTAATGTATTTTACTACATTGCATTCCATTTGTGAAGTAAAAATGAATAACTTATAATTGAAGTTAATGATTGAAAAGAAAAGGTGATGACAATGCCCGCTTTAACGATGGATCAAGTCAGACAACTGAATTCCTACAGTATTTATACAACGGAGCCAAAACGAACGTTATTTACATTGGCTGATATACATAAAGACTTTTACCATCCTGATTTTTTAAATTTAATGATGGGCATTACAGATGCTGCAACAGAAACAGCAGCCATTTCCCATTTTGCACGTCGCTATGGTATGTTTTTCGCTATGCAGCTTTATATGCTTGCTGCCTACGACGAAGTATGGGATGGTAAACCCATTGAAATTCGCTTTGATGCAGCTAAGGAATTCAATAGCTTTACTGTCGCAATGTTCGTTAACCCTAACGATTGGCGTTATGTGGATGAAGATGAGCGACAATCGGTCATTGAAAAAATTTTATATGACGGGCATGTTATCGTTCAGCAACTGCGCAGAGTAACATCGATTTCACCCTTAACAATTTGGGAAAACTTCTTTGGCTACCTCCTTTGGCATTATCATATTCTGTTGTCTAACCCTGGCTTAGCAGATCAAGCAATGGATGATATTGAAATTTTAGAGAACCCAAAAACATGGGCTCGCTTTTCACAAAAATCATGGTGGGCGGAATATACTGGCGGTCAGAGCCCTACAAATTTAGTTAATGTTCCTGTCCGAAAATCTTGCTGCTTTTCAAAGGATATTCCAGGCCTACTTGCATGTGGATTTTGCCCACTTAAGAAATAACAAAAAGCCTTACTCTCACATTTGCGTGAAAAAGTAAGGCCTTCTTTTTATTTAAATATATCCATATTTGTTAATTAACATTACGGTTATTTTTCATAGACAACGAACCAATCATTTTGTTCTTCATACATTGCAGTTCCCGTATAGCCCTCTTTCAAAAATTGCTGCTGTAAAGCCGTATCCCTCATTAAAACAGCTCTTTTTTCAGTATATACAGGTTGTTCCTGCTGTAGATTTTTATAAAAGATATAGCGTAATTTATCAACATACTTAATCTTCAAGCCCTTTATGACGAGCCCTTGAGAAAACTTATCTTTTAAGCTTGGAATATTATAAGGTTTAACCGTAGAGCAAACATAGTCATAGCAATCTAAATCAATTTCATTCATGACAATAGTCGCTAACGTTTTTTGTAATCCGTAGCCACGATAATGTGGTGAAACATTGGATATCTCCTGATATAAAACGCGATGGAATTGATCCTCAGCAATGCCGCAATCATATCCAAGATGCTCGTCATCAATAGGCGGATTTAATAATGCTCGAAAACCGATTAACGCATTATTAACGTATGCCCCTATCATCAAACCATTTCCCTGCAAAATGTATTCGAATTCTTCTGTAGTTAATGGCTGTAAAATGCTTTGATCGGGTAATGTTTCATATACCTCTTGCTGTAATTTCTGTATTGCTGGTAAATGCTGCAGCTGTAAGTGAGTAACATAAAAAGGCGTTTCTCCAAGTATTCCTTCATAAATTCTTTCCATGTTGAAGCCCCCTTAAGCTGTTACTGTTGTTGAAAAATTGCATAGTTCCTTAAGTATTTCTTCATCTACATCTACACCTAAGCCAGGTTTTTCTGTTAAACAAATGAACGGAACATCATAGTGTAAATTGCCGATGTCCTTTGAGAATTTTAATGGACCTGTTAATTCTACACTTGTCATAATTTTTTTAGAAAATGCTACATGGAAACCAGCTGCAGAACCTACAGAAGACTCAACCATTGAACCAATTTGACATTCAATACCTGCCATTTCTGCCATTACCGCTAATTTCATAGCAGGGTAAATCCCCCCGCACTTCATTAATTTAATATTCACTTTGTCTGCAGCACGTTTCAAAATGATTTCACGCATTTCACGTACTCCACGAAGTCCCTCATCAATCATTAACGGTACATCGGATTTCGATTTAATTTCTACCATTCCATCAATATCTTCACTATCAACAGGCTGTTCTAACCAGTCGATATTTAAATCCTTTAGTGCTCGTAAACCTTGTAATGTGGTAGAAGCATTTCCCCACCCTTGGTTTACATCTACACGTATTGCAATATCCTCACCTACACGCTCACGTACTGCTTTTATGCGGGCAACATCTCTTCTAACTTCAGTTCCCACTTTCATTTTAAATGATTGATAGCCCATTTCCACGCGTTTAGCTGCCTCATTTGCCATTTCTTCAGGCGTTCCGATACTCAACACATGTGTAATTGGGAATTTCTCATGATAACGACCGCCAAGTAGCTGATAAACTGGAACCTGTAATGCTTTACCAGCAATATCAAAACAGGCAATATCGATTGCCGCTTTAGCAGCAGGTACATCTTTTACGATGTGATTCATTTTATCGTGAAGCTTCTCAAAAGCCATAGGGTCTTCTCCAATGACTGCAGGTACAAGTTGGTGTTTTAAAATAGCATACGTACTTTCCCATGACTCACCTGTAACATGTTCATCAGGTACTGCTTCTCCATATCCAACAATGCCTGTATCAGTTGTTATTTTCAAAATGATAGAAGGCATTGTATCATATGTAGCATAGCTAATAATAAAAGGATCAATAAGTGGTAATTGAATTGCAAAAATTTCTACTTGTTGGATTTTCATTTTATATCATACTCCTATATAATTTATAGTTGTCGTTAATATGTCGCTAATTATTTAAAAAATAATAGAAAAGGACAGATGCCTTTGTCTACTAAAATAGCAATTATATGTTCGAAACCTTTTAAGAATCGTATACTTAGTATCGCACAAAACATAGAGAATATTCAATTAGAATTTTATCTTTACAATCAGCCTTCTGATGCACCGTCTTTGTTAAAACAAATTAAGCCCTGTGATGCACTATTATTTGGAGGAACATTGCCGTATTTACATGCGCAAACATCTTTAGCAACATTACCGATTCCATGGAATTATTTAAAACAAGATGAGATGACAATTTCTACGACTTTATTATCTCTTATAGCGAACCAGGCAATTCCTTTACAAAGGCTTTCTATCGATGTCATGCACCCTATATTTGTTGATAACGTTCTTACGGAGATAGAATACACCGGTACAAAACCATATGTTCATTCTATTTCAATTACAGAAACGGCTGACGATGTTTTGCAAAAGCATATCGCTCTATGGGAGTCCAAACAAATTGACTATATCGTTACAAGCATTCATACCGTATTTGATGAATTGCAGCTACGAAACATTCCTGCTATGCGAATGCTAGATGCAACGAGTTCCATTATAAAATGTCTAGAAGAAACGAGATCACAATCTCTTCTTACTAAATCAGAATCCGCAAAGGCTGCCGTTGGATTTTTAGATATTCCTGAAACTAGTCATTGTTCGAATATTTTACAGCAAATAACTGCTACAACACATTCAACCTTCAAGCAAATTAGCTCTAACTATTTTGAGCTTTATACAACAGCAGGACATTTACAACATGCACTCGAAAAAGAAAATTTGCAGCATCTTATACAACAAATTGACGTTCCCTTTAGGCTTGCTTTTGGCTATGGACATTCGATTTTTGAAGCAGCCGAAAATGCTACACATGCATTAAAATTTGCCAAACCTTTTGAAATTTATATTTTGGATGAACATAAAAATTTATCTGGACCATTCCCTAAATCAGAAAGTAAACTCTCTTTAAAAACAAAAGATCCGTTTGTTTTACAAATGGCTAAACAGACAAGCTTAAGCCCATTAAACATTTCTAAAATTATTCAATTTAGCAAAGAACGACAGGCATCACAATTTACAGCGCAAAATCTTTCAGAGTACTTACAAGTTACACGACGTACGACTGAACGTATTATCAAAAAATTAGTTGATCATGGCTATGCTAAAGTTGTTGGCGAAGAAATGCCCCACCAACAAGGACGACCACGCACTATTTATGAATTGGACTTTGCAACCTATTAATATACAAGAACAAGCCCCTACACAGCGCTTTTCATTGGCGAACGAAGAATCTCATCATATGGCATCAACCATGCTTAGAACGTCTCTTCACTTTCCAATAGCAATCTATGTACCGGGGCTTGTCCTGTTTTTATTTAAGCAAGACTCATTTTTATTAGTCTGCTACAACCATATTATTCATCTCTTGTTCTTGCGCTTCTTTTTTTCGTTGCTTTGCCTCTTCAATCTGTTCTGGTGTCATCTTTACAATCGCAAATCCAACATAACCATAAATTATTGAAATAATTGGCACAGCAAAGTTAAGAATTGCATAAGGTGCATATTCCATCGCACTTACACCTAATGTCGCTAAAATAAATACGCCACAAGTGTTCCAAGGGAAGAATACAGATGTTAATGTTCCCCCATCTTCTAGAGCACGCGATAAATTTTTTGAGTGCAAGCCTCGTTTTTGGTAAACGTCAGCAAACATTCGTGAAGGGACAACAATTGATATGTACTGCTCAGAACATGTCGCATTTGTTGTAATACATGCAGCAATTGTTGAAGCAATAAGGCTACCTGTAGATTTAGCAAACTTAACGACAACATCCATAAGTGCCTTTAACATGCCTGAATATTCTAGGACCCCACCAAATGTCATGGCAACAATTGTCATTGAAACCGTATACATCATTGAATCTAAGCCACCACGATTAAAGAGGTCGTCCACCATTTCATTTCCTGTAGAAATCGCAAACCCTTCTTGTAAGGCATGGACAGCCATAGTTGGTGATCCACCTTGTACAAAAATTTGTAATAAGAAGCCTGAAATAACCCCAATAACTAATGCTGGGATTGCCGGAACTTTTTTTGCCACCATTACAATAACGCCAACTGGGACAAGTAATAACCATGGAGAAATCACAAAGCTTTTTTCCATCACATCAAGCGTTGTCATAATTTTTTCTGAATCCATCGATACATCAGCGAAACGTCTTCCCATAAAGCCAAATGCGACAAGTGTAATGATTAATGCGGGAATAGTTGTGTAAAGCATATGTTTTATATGATCAAACAAGTCTGTGTTTGTTAGACCTGCTGCTAGATTTGTAGTATCAGATAAAGGTGACATTTTATCACCAAAATAAGAACCTGAAATAACTGCTCCTGCAATCATTGGTGCGGGAATACCCATACTTAACCCGATCCCCATACCAGCGACACCGATTGTTGCCATTGTTGACCATGAGCTTCCAATTGCTAGCGAAACGATTGAACATAATAGTAAAATCGTTACTAAAAACCAAGCTGGAGAAATTAATTTTAATCCGTAGAAAATCATTGTGGCAACGACTCCTCCACCAATCCACGCACCTATTGTCAAACCAACTAAAATGATAATGACAATGGCCGGAAGAGCTAGGCGGATACCTTTATACATCATTTCCTCAATTTCCATCCACTTAAAACCATGCATTTTGGCAACAATCGCTGCTACAATTGTTCCAACAATCAATGGCACGTGAGGACTCTGCTCTAACATAACTACTGTAACAAGCATCGTAGTAATCATTATTGCGAAAGTTAGGAGTGCCCAACTCGCACTAATTTCCTTTTTCATTGTCCCATCCCCTTTTTTTGCACCCAATGACAATTTACTATTTCACAAGTGCAAATATATTTTTACGATTTTTAGCTTAATATCCCAAAAATAGAAAGTCAACGCAAAAATTTTA
The genomic region above belongs to Lysinibacillus sp. FSL W8-0992 and contains:
- a CDS encoding lysoplasmalogenase, which encodes MARKILLTFIILFGLYYIFFFSHIDQSLKLIFKVIPMILIIIMAATQKAQSIKKYQLLIVIGLIFCMVGDYTLQWFLIGLSSFLIGHIFYIFAFSSTNEQPVPTWAKIVLLLYGVLMAGWIATTVFKSGETILTFAVLAYISIILTMGWTAIRTRSTFAIIGAILFIASDSYLAINKFVMPLPFSHEVIMMTYYSAQILIALSILQYSEIRSKVVQ
- the pepT gene encoding peptidase T yields the protein MKEQVIERLIRYAKIDTQSDFTSETTPSTQKQFDLLHVLKDELAAIGLTDITLDNNGYLFATLEANTDKEVPTIGFLAHVDTATDYTGTNVNPQRIDNYDGGDIQLNENLAMSPTEFPELKNYIGQTLITTDGTTLLGADDKAGIVEIITAMEYLINNPSIKHGKLRVAFTPDEEIGRGPHKFDVAAFGADYAYTMDGGPLGELQYESFNAAGVKVITKGTSVHPGSAKNKMVNSITMAIAFQNEMPTDAVPEKTEGYEGFIHLMGFKGAIEHTELSYIVRDHDRQKFEAKKQLMRDAAAKIQAQFGKDALTISIEDQYYNMGEKIEPVKEIVDIARQAMEKLDITPNTLPIRGGTDGSQLSYMGLPTPNIFAGGENMHGKYEYVSAETMEKATQVIIEIVQLFEQQGK
- a CDS encoding DMT family transporter, producing MKEIALGILASLFFAVTFILNHAMEMQGGSWLWSASLRYFFMLPFLLAIVFYRKGFSQLTNEMKSRPVAWLLWSFVGFVLFYAPITFAAAFGPGWLVSGTWQFTIVAGVLLAPLFVTVIAGKTVRQKIPLISLLISCVILAGILLIQVPQAQSVPTKNLLLGILPVVVAAFAYPLGNRKMMEVCGGRVDTFQRVLGMTVASMPAWIVMAIYAILTVGLPSLSQVLQSLLVGISSGVIATILFFIATDRVREHQGKLAAVEATQSTEILFVIIGEALLLGIAFPEPIALAGLGIIIIGMLLHSYYTMVLGKKSVSPQSPPSEQST
- a CDS encoding DUF4395 domain-containing protein, with product MSLPHAIPRPLVRLNQWTILLSVILTWLTGFEWILAIPLVANLLGVLCNFNPIIRFGKLFLKKAPTAYIPEDAQQQKFNSSIASICLAGGLVAFLFNWQVVGYVFTTMVAIASSVAIAGFCIGCFLHFQLKQWQYRRTLKKAL
- a CDS encoding Fe-S oxidoreductase; this encodes MPALTMDQVRQLNSYSIYTTEPKRTLFTLADIHKDFYHPDFLNLMMGITDAATETAAISHFARRYGMFFAMQLYMLAAYDEVWDGKPIEIRFDAAKEFNSFTVAMFVNPNDWRYVDEDERQSVIEKILYDGHVIVQQLRRVTSISPLTIWENFFGYLLWHYHILLSNPGLADQAMDDIEILENPKTWARFSQKSWWAEYTGGQSPTNLVNVPVRKSCCFSKDIPGLLACGFCPLKK
- a CDS encoding GNAT family N-acetyltransferase; its protein translation is MERIYEGILGETPFYVTHLQLQHLPAIQKLQQEVYETLPDQSILQPLTTEEFEYILQGNGLMIGAYVNNALIGFRALLNPPIDDEHLGYDCGIAEDQFHRVLYQEISNVSPHYRGYGLQKTLATIVMNEIDLDCYDYVCSTVKPYNIPSLKDKFSQGLVIKGLKIKYVDKLRYIFYKNLQQEQPVYTEKRAVLMRDTALQQQFLKEGYTGTAMYEEQNDWFVVYEK
- a CDS encoding mandelate racemase/muconate lactonizing enzyme family protein, yielding MKIQQVEIFAIQLPLIDPFIISYATYDTMPSIILKITTDTGIVGYGEAVPDEHVTGESWESTYAILKHQLVPAVIGEDPMAFEKLHDKMNHIVKDVPAAKAAIDIACFDIAGKALQVPVYQLLGGRYHEKFPITHVLSIGTPEEMANEAAKRVEMGYQSFKMKVGTEVRRDVARIKAVRERVGEDIAIRVDVNQGWGNASTTLQGLRALKDLNIDWLEQPVDSEDIDGMVEIKSKSDVPLMIDEGLRGVREMREIILKRAADKVNIKLMKCGGIYPAMKLAVMAEMAGIECQIGSMVESSVGSAAGFHVAFSKKIMTSVELTGPLKFSKDIGNLHYDVPFICLTEKPGLGVDVDEEILKELCNFSTTVTA
- the nhaC gene encoding Na+/H+ antiporter NhaC, encoding MKKEISASWALLTFAIMITTMLVTVVMLEQSPHVPLIVGTIVAAIVAKMHGFKWMEIEEMMYKGIRLALPAIVIIILVGLTIGAWIGGGVVATMIFYGLKLISPAWFLVTILLLCSIVSLAIGSSWSTMATIGVAGMGIGLSMGIPAPMIAGAVISGSYFGDKMSPLSDTTNLAAGLTNTDLFDHIKHMLYTTIPALIITLVAFGFMGRRFADVSMDSEKIMTTLDVMEKSFVISPWLLLVPVGVIVMVAKKVPAIPALVIGVISGFLLQIFVQGGSPTMAVHALQEGFAISTGNEMVDDLFNRGGLDSMMYTVSMTIVAMTFGGVLEYSGMLKALMDVVVKFAKSTGSLIASTIAACITTNATCSEQYISIVVPSRMFADVYQKRGLHSKNLSRALEDGGTLTSVFFPWNTCGVFILATLGVSAMEYAPYAILNFAVPIISIIYGYVGFAIVKMTPEQIEEAKQRKKEAQEQEMNNMVVAD